In Eubalaena glacialis isolate mEubGla1 chromosome 4, mEubGla1.1.hap2.+ XY, whole genome shotgun sequence, one DNA window encodes the following:
- the EFCAB9 gene encoding EF-hand calcium-binding domain-containing protein 9: protein MKLKQGSFLWYLYLDKLYCLLSVRNVKALVEYFHLLDVHRKKTLNDVLFYHFLHHVTDLKRNQITIVFNMLDWTAVGEIGFDQFYMLVCILLAQENHLEEQFIFRHSRPVFELLDLDGELKIGPSNFHMYNFLFNIRKQQLRDLYHDFDITGDCHLNYKEFKLFTIFSMDKYQESQKALKEEKESSAQIQSVTS, encoded by the exons ATGAAACTGAAGCAAGGATCGTTTCTGTGGTACCTCTATCTGGATAAACTATATTGCTTATTATCCGTGAGAAATGTGAAGGCTTTGGTGGAGTATTTTCACCTTCTTGATGTGCACCGCAAGAAAACCTTGAATG ATGTGCTATTCTACCACTTCCTTCATCACGTGACTGACCTGAAACGCAACCAGATCACAATCGTGTTTAACATGCTGGACTGGACTGCTGTGGGCGAGATTGGTTTTGACCAGTTCTACATGCTGGTTTGCATACTGCTGGCACAGGAG AACCATTTGGAAGAGCAATTTATTTTCCGCCATTCCCGGCCTGTTTTTGAGCTGCTTGACCTGGATGGGGAGCTGAAAATTGGCCCATCCAACTTCCACATGTACAACTTTCTCTTCAATATTAGAAAACAGCAACTCAGAGACCTGTACCATGACTTTGACATCACAGGTGACTGT CATCTTAATTACAAGGAATTTAAGCTGTTTACTATCTTCTCCATGGACAAATACCAGGAGAGTCAGAAAGCactgaaagaggagaaagaaagctcTGCCCAAATACAAAGTGTCACAAGTTAA